From Populus trichocarpa isolate Nisqually-1 chromosome 19, P.trichocarpa_v4.1, whole genome shotgun sequence, a single genomic window includes:
- the LOC7494642 gene encoding calcium uniporter protein 6, mitochondrial isoform X2: MWSRLWSSSASGVLKRTLLAANTKSLSTSPRCVTRTIASSAYSFCFSGRGGAAAATPFCSKITSFCFSSMIDADANDNDSSPSSNNSNSDSNKNVLITCAEAKRLMRLVNVEALKMKLGMETKEIIPYSDLLEACQSMGIARSYDEAVTFARVLDDAGVVFLFGDKVYLHPDKVVYLIRRAVPLALTPEDDPAREELKILQGKKEEIDVLANKQLFLAQPVA; this comes from the exons atgtggaGCAGATTATGGTCCTCCTCTGCCTCTGGGGTTTTGAAGCGCACCCTATTGGCGGCCAACACTAAATCCCTTTCAACATCACCGCGATGCGTCACCAGGACTATTGCTTCCTCTGcctattccttttgtttttctggtaGAGGAGGAGCTGCTGCTGCAACACCATTTTGCAGCAAAATcacatccttttgtttttcttccatgATCGATGCTGATGCTAATGATAATGATTCTTCACCCTCCTCTAATAATAGTAACAGTGATagtaataaaaatgttttgataaCATGTGCGGAGGCGAAGAGGCTGATGAGACTGGTGAATGTGGAGGCTCTAAAGATGAAGCTTGGCATGGAAACCAAGGAAATTATACCATACTCAGACCTCCTTGAAGCCTGCCAAAGCATGGGTATTGCCAGATCTTATGATGAAGCCGTTACTTTTGCTCGTGTCCTTGACGATGCTGGTGTCGTCTTTCTCTTCGGTGACAAAGTCTATCTTCATCCTGATAAG GTGGTATATCTGATTAGAAGAGCAGTGCCGCTTGCTCTAACTCCTGAGGACGACCCTGCAAGAGAGGAGCTAAAGATACTTCAggggaagaaagaagaaattgatgTGCTGGCAAATAAGCAG CTTTTTTTGGCACAACCGGTAGCATAG
- the LOC7498109 gene encoding uncharacterized protein LOC7498109 translates to MAAALSFPCALDTATKQFHLLSSVLSGIIACGIVYKLTAFVSRLYFKGYGKLTDAQKVEWNNRGFSTFHALFVASASLYLLLLSGLFYEDSRDELVVNRTSTLSNSTLGISIGYFLSDLAMILFHFPALGGMEYLLHHGLSMFSIILALLSGQAQIYILMVLFSEITTPFVNLRWYLDVAGQKSSKLYIWNGVLLFMGWLVARILLFIFFFSHMFIHFDQVKQIFPLGFYSILVIPGTLAVMNVLWFWKIVKGLMKTLSKARHGQ, encoded by the exons ATGGCGGCGGCCTTGTCTTTTCCTTGTGCACTTGACACTGCAACCAAACAATTTCATCTGCTGTCTTCCGTCTTGTCTGGCATCATTGCCTGCGGAATT GTTTACAAATTAACAGCTTTTGTTAGCCGTTTGTACTTCAAAGGTTATGGGAAACTCACTGATGCGCAGAAAGTTGAGTGGAATAACCG AGGGTTCTCGACATTTCATGCTCTCTTTGTTGCATCAGCTTCTCTATACCTCCTGCTGTTATCGGGTCTTTTTTATGAGGATTCTAGAGATGAATTAGTTGTTAATAGAACCTCTACTTTATCAAACTCCACATTGGGG ATATCCATTGGCTATTTTCTGTCAGATCTGGCAATGATTCTATTTCATTTTCCAGCATTAGGTGGTATGGAGTAT CTTTTGCACCATGGACTATCCATGTTCTCCATAATCCTCGCTCTCCTAAGTGGCCAAGCACAGATTTACATACTAATGGTTCTCTTTTCTGAGATCACAACTCCCTTTGTAAATTTAAGATG GTATTTGGACGTTGCTGGTCAGAAGAGCTCTAAATTGTACATTTGGAATGGAGTTTTATTGTTCATGGGGTGGCTG GTTGCAAGGATTCttttgttcatcttcttcttcagccACATGTTTATCCATTTTGATCAG GTCAAGCAAATATTTCCATTGGGCTTCTATAGCATTCTTGTGATACCTGGGACATTGGCAGTGATGAATGTGTTATGGTTTTGGAAGATAGTGAAAGGTTTGATGAAAACCTTGTCTAAAGCTAGACATGGTCAGTGA
- the LOC7494642 gene encoding calcium uniporter protein 6, mitochondrial isoform X1 has protein sequence MWSRLWSSSASGVLKRTLLAANTKSLSTSPRCVTRTIASSAYSFCFSGRGGAAAATPFCSKITSFCFSSMIDADANDNDSSPSSNNSNSDSNKNVLITCAEAKRLMRLVNVEALKMKLGMETKEIIPYSDLLEACQSMGIARSYDEAVTFARVLDDAGVVFLFGDKVYLHPDKVVYLIRRAVPLALTPEDDPAREELKILQGKKEEIDVLANKQVRRILYSGLCLALLQVGLFFRLTFWEFSWDVMEPIAFFGTTGSIVIGYAYFLITARDPTYQDLMKRLFLSRQRKLFKKLNFDVERYKELQLKLKSPPDATASIKKRAGMELELDDAIHKQ, from the exons atgtggaGCAGATTATGGTCCTCCTCTGCCTCTGGGGTTTTGAAGCGCACCCTATTGGCGGCCAACACTAAATCCCTTTCAACATCACCGCGATGCGTCACCAGGACTATTGCTTCCTCTGcctattccttttgtttttctggtaGAGGAGGAGCTGCTGCTGCAACACCATTTTGCAGCAAAATcacatccttttgtttttcttccatgATCGATGCTGATGCTAATGATAATGATTCTTCACCCTCCTCTAATAATAGTAACAGTGATagtaataaaaatgttttgataaCATGTGCGGAGGCGAAGAGGCTGATGAGACTGGTGAATGTGGAGGCTCTAAAGATGAAGCTTGGCATGGAAACCAAGGAAATTATACCATACTCAGACCTCCTTGAAGCCTGCCAAAGCATGGGTATTGCCAGATCTTATGATGAAGCCGTTACTTTTGCTCGTGTCCTTGACGATGCTGGTGTCGTCTTTCTCTTCGGTGACAAAGTCTATCTTCATCCTGATAAG GTGGTATATCTGATTAGAAGAGCAGTGCCGCTTGCTCTAACTCCTGAGGACGACCCTGCAAGAGAGGAGCTAAAGATACTTCAggggaagaaagaagaaattgatgTGCTGGCAAATAAGCAGGTTCGCCGCATCCTTTATAGTGGGTTGTGTTTAGCTTTATTACAGGTTGGGCTGTTTTTCCGGCTAACATTTTGGGAATTTTCATGGGATGTAATGGAACCTATAGCTTTTTTTGGCACAACCGGTAGCATAGTCATAGGTTATGCATACTTCCTGATCACTGCAAGAGATCCAACTTACCAAGACCTGATGAAGAGGCTATTTCTCTCAAGGCAAAGGAAGTTGTTCAAGAAGCTGAATTTTGATGTTGAGAGATATAAGGAGCTACAACTTAAATTGAAATCACCTCCGGATGCCACTGCCTCTATTAAAAAACGTGCAGGGATGGAACTGGAACTGGATGATGCAATACACAAGCAATAa